The region CATGGACTTCGGCATCGCCCGCGCCATGCAGTCCGGCGTCACGTCCATGACGCAGACCGGCATGGTCGTCGGCACGCCGCAGTACCTGTCGCCCGAGCAGGCCCTCGGCCGCGGTGTGGACGCCCGCTCAGACCTCTACTCCGTCGGCATCATGCTCTTCGAGCTGCTGACCGGCCAGCTGCCGTTCGACGCGGACTCCCCGCTCGCGATCGCCTACGCCCACGTGCAGGAAGAGCCCCCGGCCCCGTCGAGCATCAACAGCTCGCTGCCGCCGGCCGTGGACGCGCTGGTGGCCCGCGCGCTGAAGAAGAATCCGAACGAGCGGTTCCCCACCTCCGAGGCGATGCGGGACGAGTGCCTGCGGATCGTCGGGTCCGGGCAGTCCGGTGCCACGCCACTGATCATCGGCGAGGGCCCGCGGGCGCGCACCAGCGGCTCGTCGGTCTCCTCCGCGGTGTTCCCCACCGCCTCCGGCAACCCGCAGACCCCGGTTCCGCCGAGCATCCAGCAGCCGTACCAGCCGACGCAGGCGGCCGGGTTTGGGCCCTCGACGCCCCCGCCGCCGCCGAACAACGCCTATCCGACGCCCCTGCCGGGTCCCATTCCGGGCCCGGGTCCCGTTCCGGGGCCCGCCCCCTACAACTCGGGTGGCTTCCAGCCCCAGCCGGCGTACACCCCGCCCCCGCCCGTGACGGCCTCGATGCCGTCGGCCGGTGGCCCCGGCCGACGGAAGAGCAACACCGCGGTGATCGTCGTCTCGGCGATAGTCGGCGTGATCGTGGTGACCGCGATCGCCATCGGTATCGGTCTGAGCGCGGGCTCCAGCGATGCCGAGGGCGGCGACCTCACGCCGACCTCGGCGTACTCCGACTCCACGTCGGCGTCGCCCACCGAGAGCGTCCGGCCCGAGGACAAGACGGCGACGATCCTGACGTCCGAGTGCACCAACCCGACCAAGAGCTACAGCGACAAGGGCAAGATCCTCGTGCCCTCGTTCCGCTTCAAGAACCTGGACTCGGTGAAGAAGTGCATCGAGGCCGCCGGCTGGAAGTACAAGATCGTCGGGCAGGAGGACAGCTCGATCTGGGGCAAGAACACCGTCACGGATCAGACTCCGGCCGCCATCAGCTGGTGGTACCCGAGCAAGGGCGCGACCATCGAGCTGACCGTCTCGACCGGCCGTAGCGGCTGACGGCAGAGGCCCTGGGCCTCCCGGATACGGCGAAGGGGCCGGCACGCGGAATGCGTGCCGGCCCCTTTCTTTTTCTGCTTGTTCCTCGGTGATGCGCCGGCTCGACCGCGACGTTCCTGGAAGTGAGAAATGCGGACCTGAATTATCGAACCTGAAATCAGAGGTACGGGCCCGAACGGGCACCGCCCTGGCCGAGGTTGCCCTCCTCGGCGTCCATCGGAACGGCGCCGGGCGGCAGCGCACGGCGCATCGACTCCAACTGGGCGCGAGCGGCCATCTGCTGGGCGAACAGTGCGGTCTGGATGCCGTGGAAAAGGCCCTCCAGCCAGCCCACCAGCTGAGCCTGAGCGATCCGCAGCTCCGCATCCGTCGGCACCGATTCCTCGGTGAACGGCAGCGAAAGGCGCTCCAGCTCCTCGACCAGCTCGGGCGCCAGCCCGTCCTCCAGCTCCTTGACCGAGCTGGCGTGGATCTCCTTGAGCCGGACCCGGCTCGCCTCGTCCAGAGGCGCGGACTTCACCTCTTCCAGCAACTGCTTGATCATGCTGCCGATGCGCATGACCTTCGCAGGCTGTTCGACCATGTCCGTCACGGGGGTCTCACGGTTCTCGCCGTCTTCGCCCCCGCCACCGGAGCCGGTGCTGCCGAGCGCCATGCCGTCCGGGCCGACCACCAGGACGTGCGGATTCTCCTGCGACCGTTCATTCATCGGCATATCCATGCCGCCATTCTCTCGTACGAAAGGTCATGAAAGGTGGTGCCCCTGAGAGAAGGTGATCCACCCTTCTGGGCCGTCTCGGCTGCCGCGGTTTCACGTGAAACGACGCATTCCCACCGTTTCACGTGAAACCAGCGCCATCAGCTCCGTCGCATGCGAAGGGCGAAGAAGGCCAGCCCCAGGCCGGTGAGAGCGAGGCCGGCGCCCATCGGAAGGACCCGCTCGACCGGCTCGCCCGGGGATTCCATGGCGTAAGGACTCGTCGTGGCGGCCTCATCACCATCCGTGCTGTCCGGCGCGGAGCGCGTCTCCTTCTTCGGGGCGGCAGGGGTCGGGAGCGGCGGCAGCGCCTCGTAGGGGCGCTCATTGAGCCGGTCCGCGACATTGAGGCGACGCGAGGACGACGACCGTGCCGGGCTCCCCTCTGTCGCAGGGGATGCGGACGCCGAGGGCTTGGGGTGCTTCGGCGCGGGGGCGTGCCGACCGGGCAGCGGGTACGCGCGGTCGGCGTCGGTTGAGCCCGCCCCTCCGGGCGGCCCGTGGTGACCGCGCTGCGGGAAGTCCGCGCCGCCGTAGTCGGGCCCCGGGAGGGGGTACGACGGGCCGTCCGGCCCGACGAAGGCAGGGCTGAACGGGTGATGCGGACGGTGGTGCCACCGTCCGCTCCCACGAGGCCCGGCGAAGTGGTGGTGCGGAGACCTGTGCGGGAAGCCCGAGAAGGCATCCGACATGCCGGGGAAGCGCGGCGGCAGCTCCGGGAAGCGCGCCGGGGCACCCGGATGGCCGTGGCCATGGCGCCTCCGGCCCGCTTCGCCACCCCGGCCGTCGACCGGGCGACGGTCGGCCGCGAAGTCGTCGTCGCTGTAACCATCGAGCCCGTAGTCCTCGGCCCCTGCTACCTCCTGCACAAAGTCGTCCTCCGGCTGATCGCCCGGGTGGACGAAGTGCGGGGGACGGTCGACCGGCGTGACCCGCCGGTCCGCAGCCGCCGCCGAGGTCGCCCCTATCGGCACGGGCAGGACGACGGCGGCCACCAACAGACCGGTGGCAATGCGCGAACGGAAACCTGGAGCGACCACAGTGCCCCTCCCGTGCCGAGCCGTCGAGTGACCTCCTCAGCGTCACATGTGATGAGATTCACGGCATCTCGGACATATCAGGCGGGTTACCTGACGGAACGCGGGAGGGGCGGACCCAGGCGGCGGCCACGGGAGCAGCGTGGCGGTCGGCTCAGACCGTCAGGACGACCTTGCCGACATGCGCACTCTCGTCCACGACGCGGTGCGCCTCGGCGGCCTCGGACATCGGGAGCGTACGGTCCACGATCGGCCGCACCTGTCCGTTGCTGATCAACGGCCAGACGTGCTCCCGTACGGCGGCGACGATGGCTGCCTTCTCGTTCAGCGGGCGGGCACGCAGCCCGGCACCGGTGATCGCGGCGCGCTTCGCCATCAGGGCGGCGAGATTCAGCTCCGCCTTCACCCCACCCTGCAGCCCGATGATGGCCAGCCGTCCGCTGACCGCCAGCGCCTTGATGTTCCGCTGCAGGTACTTCGCTCCGATGATGTCGAGGATGACGTCCGCGCCCTTGCCGTCGGTGGCCTTGCGGATCTCCTGGACGAAGTCCTGCTCGCGGTAGTCGATGAGGATGTCCGCGCCCAGCTCGGCACAGCGGGCCAGCTTCTCGGGACCGCCCGCGGTGACCGCGACCCGCGCACCGACCGCCTTGGCGAGCTGGATCGCCATGGTGCCGATGCCGCTGGCACCGCCGTGGACGAGCAGCGTCTCGCCGGGCCGCAGGTGCGCGATCATGAAGACGTTCGACCAGACCGTGCAGGTCACCTCGGGCAGCGCGGCGGCCGAGATCAGGTCCAGGCCGCTCGGCACCGGCAGGAGCTGCCCGGCCGGGACGGCGACCTTCTCCGCATAGCCACCGCCCGCCAGCAGCGCGCACACCTCGTCACCGACGGCCCAGCCGTGCACGCCGGGGCCGATATCGACGATCCGCCCCGAGCACTCCAGCCCCGGATACAGGGAGGACCCGGGCGGCGGGTCGTAGAAGCCCTGACGCTGGAGCAGGTCGGCGCGGTTCACGGCGCTCGCCGCGACCTCGACCAGGACCTCGCCCTCGGCGGGCTGCGGATCGGGCACGTCCGCCCAGACAAGTGCTTCGGGGCCACCGGGCTCCGGGATAGTGATCGCTCGCATGGGCGCGAGGCTACTCGTCGTCCGCGCGCAGAGCGACGGTGCGGGGTCCCACGGCCACCTCCGGGTCGGCCACCGGCCCCCGGTTGAAGTGCGGATATGCATGGGGGACGCGCACCGGGACACCTCGGTGCGCGGCAAGCGGCACGCCGACGGCGGAGTCCCCGGCGGATCACGTTGCGGCGGTTCCGGGTCACGGAGCGGCGCTCCGGGCGGGGTTTCGTTCCCCCGGTACGACTTGCCACTCCACCGGGTGAGCGACCCGGCACGGGCCCATGCCCGCCCCTCCGCCGGGATATCAACGCCCCATGCTCAAGACGACGGCTCGCTCTCCGGCCGGTGCAGCGGCGTCCTGCCACCGGCCGCCGACTCCCGCCGCGGCCCCGCACCCACGGGTGCCGGAATCGCGGAGCATGGGAGGCATGACACCTTCACAGACCGCCGCCGCTCAAGCCGTTCGGGGAGCGCCGACCGGATGAGTGACGAGCAGCAACCGCGCCGCGGCACCGGCAGATTCTCCATCCTCCGCTCGCTCTGGTCCCGTACCCGGACCGAGGCCAAGGACGACACCGAGGCCGGCCGGTCCATCGTCATGCCCGCCCAGGGCATGGCGCCGCCGCTCCAACAGGTCCTGCGACGGCTGGTGATGGCGCTCGGCGTACTGGCCCTCACGACGCTGCTCGTCTGGTTCGACCGTGACGGATACCGCGACAACGCCCACGGCGAGGTCGATTTCCTCGCTGCGGCCTACTACGCGACGGTCACCCTCTCGACCACCGGCTACGGCGACATCACCCCGGTCAGCGACGGCGCACGACTGATCAACATCCTGGTCATCACGCCGCTCCGCGTACTGTTCCTGATCATCCTGGTCGGCACCACGCTCGAAGTCCTCACCGCACGCACCCGGCACCAGGTACGCATTCATCGTTGGAGGTCCCGCATGCGAGATCACGTCGTCGTCATCGGGTACGGGACGAAGGGCCGCCACACCATCGAGACCCTGATCGGCCAGGGCGTCCCGAAAGAGAAGATCGTCGTCGTCGACCCGCAGAAGTCCGTCGTGGATGCCGCGAGCATCGACGGCTTCGTGGGCGTGCACGGAGACGCGACCCGCTCCGACACCCTGACCAGGGCCGAGCTGCAGCGTGCCGCGCGCGTGGTCGTGGCCACCCAGCGCGATGACACCGCGGCCCTGGTCACGCTGACGGCACGGCAGCTCAACAAGCACGCCTCCATCGTGGTGGCGGTACGGGAGGACGAGAACGTGCCGCTGTTGAAGCAGAGCGGCGCCGACATGGTCATCACGAGTTCCAGCGCGGCGGGCCGGCTGCTGGGGATGTCCATGTCCAGCCCGTACGTCGGCACGGTCCTGGAGGATCTGCTGACCTACGGGAGCGGGCTGGACCTCGACGAACGGCCGGTTACGAAGAGCGAAGCGGGCCGCTCCCCGCGCGAGCTCGACGACCTGGTGGTGGCCGTCGTACGGGGGCACCGGGTGCTGAACTACGGGGATCCGCAGGCCGCGACCCTCGAACTCACCGACCGCGTGATCACCATCCGGCAGGCGGTGCCGAGCAGTTGACGTAGCCGCGGCCGAGGATGCGAAGGGACGCGGACCCGGCGGACGGCGAGAGCGACATGACGGCGGGTGCGATGGCGGCCGGTGCCCCCTCTTCTACGCGCTCCCG is a window of Streptomyces caniferus DNA encoding:
- a CDS encoding protein kinase domain-containing protein; amino-acid sequence: MSQDGAQGQFEGRSVGGGRYQLRDLLGAGGMASVHLAYDSVLDREVAIKTLHTELGREQAFRERFRREAQSVAKLTHTNIVSVYDSGEDELDGGMVPYIVMEYVAGQPLRSDLDTDIAQHGAMPTEKALKITADVLAALEVSHEMGLVHRDIKPGNVMLNKRGVVKVMDFGIARAMQSGVTSMTQTGMVVGTPQYLSPEQALGRGVDARSDLYSVGIMLFELLTGQLPFDADSPLAIAYAHVQEEPPAPSSINSSLPPAVDALVARALKKNPNERFPTSEAMRDECLRIVGSGQSGATPLIIGEGPRARTSGSSVSSAVFPTASGNPQTPVPPSIQQPYQPTQAAGFGPSTPPPPPNNAYPTPLPGPIPGPGPVPGPAPYNSGGFQPQPAYTPPPPVTASMPSAGGPGRRKSNTAVIVVSAIVGVIVVTAIAIGIGLSAGSSDAEGGDLTPTSAYSDSTSASPTESVRPEDKTATILTSECTNPTKSYSDKGKILVPSFRFKNLDSVKKCIEAAGWKYKIVGQEDSSIWGKNTVTDQTPAAISWWYPSKGATIELTVSTGRSG
- a CDS encoding bacterial proteasome activator family protein, whose product is MDMPMNERSQENPHVLVVGPDGMALGSTGSGGGGEDGENRETPVTDMVEQPAKVMRIGSMIKQLLEEVKSAPLDEASRVRLKEIHASSVKELEDGLAPELVEELERLSLPFTEESVPTDAELRIAQAQLVGWLEGLFHGIQTALFAQQMAARAQLESMRRALPPGAVPMDAEEGNLGQGGARSGPYL
- a CDS encoding NAD(P)H-quinone oxidoreductase translates to MRAITIPEPGGPEALVWADVPDPQPAEGEVLVEVAASAVNRADLLQRQGFYDPPPGSSLYPGLECSGRIVDIGPGVHGWAVGDEVCALLAGGGYAEKVAVPAGQLLPVPSGLDLISAAALPEVTCTVWSNVFMIAHLRPGETLLVHGGASGIGTMAIQLAKAVGARVAVTAGGPEKLARCAELGADILIDYREQDFVQEIRKATDGKGADVILDIIGAKYLQRNIKALAVSGRLAIIGLQGGVKAELNLAALMAKRAAITGAGLRARPLNEKAAIVAAVREHVWPLISNGQVRPIVDRTLPMSEAAEAHRVVDESAHVGKVVLTV
- a CDS encoding potassium channel family protein, with amino-acid sequence MSDEQQPRRGTGRFSILRSLWSRTRTEAKDDTEAGRSIVMPAQGMAPPLQQVLRRLVMALGVLALTTLLVWFDRDGYRDNAHGEVDFLAAAYYATVTLSTTGYGDITPVSDGARLINILVITPLRVLFLIILVGTTLEVLTARTRHQVRIHRWRSRMRDHVVVIGYGTKGRHTIETLIGQGVPKEKIVVVDPQKSVVDAASIDGFVGVHGDATRSDTLTRAELQRAARVVVATQRDDTAALVTLTARQLNKHASIVVAVREDENVPLLKQSGADMVITSSSAAGRLLGMSMSSPYVGTVLEDLLTYGSGLDLDERPVTKSEAGRSPRELDDLVVAVVRGHRVLNYGDPQAATLELTDRVITIRQAVPSS